A single window of Silurus meridionalis isolate SWU-2019-XX chromosome 11, ASM1480568v1, whole genome shotgun sequence DNA harbors:
- the LOC124393120 gene encoding mucin-12-like isoform X40, whose amino-acid sequence MWCCKRLWLLLIALVHILDVRALGVWNRRPAQDWYSVDVKMGLDQTQGSSFLPDGGHNSTARRDESKANAGALQNSVVSHAGLSSSDALGTGFSGQSENIFNTIQGFQTQNVGLCAQSTSDQDVPTPEIQTSHGVQSFGMSNHQGLPSPCGGSQTGPAFIVTQQTSENAMSSGSMLGTSSFTNGYQTQGLTGYGLFQGLVSQFGSSQTQPGTNQLSFAPASTVTQQVTDSATTGGSSSFSIPSSPSGSQSPSAYWLSLGLSSPYGGFQTQPGTNQLGSVPASTVTQQVTDSATTGGSPSGSQSSTGYGLFQGLVSQFGSSQTQPGTNQLSSAPASTVTQQVTDSATTGGSPSGSQSSTGYGLFQGLVSQFGSSQTQPGTNQLSSAPASTVTQQVTDSATTGGSSSFSIPSSPSGSQSPSAYWLSLGLSSPYGGFQTQPGTNQLGSVPASTVTQQVTDSATTGGSPSGSQSSTGYGLFQGLVSQFGSSQTQPGTNQLSSAPASTVTQQVTDSATTGGSPSGSQSPSAYWLSLGLSSPYGGFQTQPGTNQLGSVPASTVTQQVTDSATTGDSPSGSQSSTGYGLFQGLVSQFGSSQTQPGTNQLSSAPASTVTQQVTDSATTGGSPSGSQSSTGYGLFQGLVSQFGSSQTQPGTNQLSSAPASTVTQQVTDSATTGGSSSFSIPSSPSGSQSPSAYWLSLGLSSPYGGFQTQPGTNQLSFAPASTVTQQVTDSATTGGSPSGSQSPSAYWLSLGLSSPYGGFQTQPGTNQLSSAPASTVTQQVTDSATTGGSPSGSQSSTGYGLFQGLVSQFGSSQTQPGTNQLSSAPASTVTQQVTDSATTGGSSSFSIPSSPSGSQSPSAYWLSLGLSSPYVGFQTQPGTNQLGSVPASTVTQQVTDSAPTGGSPSGSQSSTGYGLFQGLVSQFGSSQTQPGTNQLSSAPASTVTQQVTDSATTGGSSSFSIPSSPSGSQSSTGYGLFQGLVSQFGSSQTQQGTNQLSSAPASTVTQQSAESGPSISPPVSLSSSLSGSQSPSAYWLSLGLSSPFGGFQTQPGTNQLGSVPASTVTQQVTDSAPTGGSPSGSQSSTGYGLFQGLVSQFGSSQTQPGTNQLSFAPASTVTQQVTDSATTGGSSSFSIPSSPSGSQSPSAYWLSLGLSSPYGGFQTQPGTNQLGSVPASTVTQQVTDSATTGDSPSGSQSSTGYGLFQGLVSQFGSSQTQPGTNQLSSAPALTVTQQVTDSATTGGSPSGSQSPSAYWLSLGLSSPYGGFQTQPGTNQLGSVPASTVTQQVTDSATTGGSSSFSIPSSPSGSQSPSAYWLSLGLSSPYGGFQTQPGTNQLGSVPASTVTQQVTDSATTGDSPSGSQSSTGYGLFQGLVSQFGSSQTQPGTNQLSSAPASTVTQQVTDSATTGGSPSGSQSSTGYGLFQGLVSQFGSSQTQPGTNQLSFAPASTVTQQVTDSATTGGSSSFSIPSSPSGSQSPSAYWLSLGLSSPYGGFQTQPGTNQLGSVPASTVTQQVTDSATTGGSPSGSQSSTGYGLFQGLVSQFGSSQTQPGTNQLSSAPASTVTQQVTDSATTGGSSSFSIPSSPSGSQSPSAYWLSLGLSSPYGGFQTQPGTNQLGSVPASTVTQQVTDSATTGGSPSGSQSPSAYWLSLGLSSPYGGFQTQPGTNQLGSVPASTVTQQVTDSATTGGSPSGSQSSTGYGLFQGLVSQFGSSQTQPGTNQLSFAPASTVTQQVTDSATTGGSSSFSIPSSPSGSQSPSAYWLSLGLSSPYGGFQTQPGTNQLGSVPASTVTQQVTDSATTGGSPSGSQSSTGYGLFQGLVSQFGSSQTQPGTNQLSSAPASTVTQQVTDSATTGGSPSGSQSSTGYGLFQGLVSQFGSSQTQPGTNQLSSAPASTVTQQVTDSATTGGSPSGSQSSTGYGLFQGLVSQFGSSQTQPGTNQLSSAPASTVTQQVTDSATTGGSSSFSIPSSPSGSQSPSAYWLSLGLSSPYGGFQTQPGTNQLSSAPASTVTQQVTDSATTGGSSSFSIPSSPSGSQSSTGYGLFQGLSSPYGGFQTQPGTNQLSSAPASTVTQQVTDSATTGGSPSGSQSSTGYGLFQGLSSHDGGFQTQPGTNQLSSAPASTVTQQVTDSATTGGSSSFSIPSSPSGSQSSTGYGLFQGLVSQFGSSQTQQGTNQLSSAPASTVTQQSAESGPSISPPVSLSSSLSGSQSPSAYWLSLGLSSPFGGFQTQPGTNQLGSVPASTVTQQVTDSATTGGSSSFSISSSPSGSQSSTGYGLFQGLVNQFGSTQTQPGTNQLSSAPASTVTQQSAETGPSISPPVSLSSSLSGSQSSTGYGLFQGLSSHDGGFQTQPGTNQLSSAPASTVTQQVTDSSTTGGSSSFSIPSSPSGSQSPSAYWLSLGLSSPYGGFQTQPGTNQLGSVPASTVTQQVTDSGTTGGSPSGSQSSSGYGLFQGLVSQSGSSQTQPGTNQLSSVPALTVTQQSVESGPSISPPVSLSSSLSGSQSPSAYWLSLGLSSPYGGFQTQQGTNQLSSAPASTVTQQVTGSATTGGSPSGSQSSTGYGLSQQGTNYLGSVTALTSSSASSAFQSQTLSQEQSHNVQQLGTFNQMLPAFWFGHQSCKNNVFSGSSNISKLTSH is encoded by the exons ATGTGGTGCTGCAAAAG GCTCTGGTTACTCTTAATTGCTTTAGTTCACATACTGGATGTAAGGGCACTTGGAG TGTGGAACAGAAGGCCTGCACAGGATTGGTACAGTGTTGATGTAAAGATGGGTCTTGATCAGACTCAAGGAAGCAGTTTCCTTCCTGATGGTGGCCACAACTCCACAGCCAGGAGGGATGAAAGTAAAGCCAATGCTGGAGCTTTGCAAAATAGTGTAGTCTCTCATGCAGGCTTATCTTCATCAGATGCCCTGGGAACTGGATTTTCTGGTCAGTCAGAGAATATATTTAACACCATTCAAGGCTTCCAAACTCAGAATGTTGGTTTGTGTGCTCAATCCACATCTGATCAGGATGTTCCAACCCCTGAGATTCAGACCAGCCATGGGGTTCAATCTTTTGGCATGTCAAACCATCAAGGGCTTCCAAGCCCATGTGGTGGTAGTCAAACAGGCCCTGCCTTTATTGTGACTCAGCAGACCTCAGAAAATGCAATGTCCAGTGGTTCAATGCTTGGTACATCAAGCTTTACCAATGGTTATCAAACCCAAGGCTTGACTGGCTATGGACTGTTTCAAGGGCTTGTGAGCCAGTTTGGTAGTTCCCagacacagccaggcacaaatcaaCTGAGTTTTGCTCCTGCTTCAACTGTGACCCAGCAGGTAACTGACAGTGCTACAACAGGAGGCTCCTCTAGTTTCAGCATCCCAAGCTCtcctagtggttctcaaagccCCTCTGCCTATTGGCTTTCCCTAGGCCTTTCCAGCCCATATGGTGGTTTCCagacacagccaggcacaaatcaaCTGGGCTCTGTTCCTGCTTCAACTGTGACCCAGCAGGTAACTGACAGTGCTACAACAGGAGGCTCtcctagtggttctcaaagctcAACTGGCTATGGACTGTTTCAAGGACTTGTGAGCCAGTTTGGTAGTTCCCagacacagccaggcacaaatcaactgagttctgctcctgcttcaactgtgacccagcaggtaactgacagtgctacaacaggaggctctcctagtggttctcaaagctcAACTGGTTATGGACTGTTTCAAGGACTTGTGAGCCAGTTTGGTAGTTCCCagacacagccaggcacaaatcaaCTGAGTTCTGCTCCTGCTTCAACTGTGACCCAGCAGGTAACTGACAGTGCTACAACAGGAGGCTCCTCTAGTTTCAGCATCCCAAGCTCtcctagtggttctcaaagccCCTCTGCCTATTGGCTTTCCCTAGGCCTTTCCAGCCCATATGGTGGTTTCCagacacagccaggcacaaatcaaCTGGGCTCTGTTCCTGCTTCAACTGTGACCCAGCAGGTAACTGACAGTGCTACAACAGGAGGCTCtcctagtggttctcaaagctcAACTGGCTATGGACTGTTTCAAGGACTTGTGAGCCAGTTTGGTAGTTCCCagacacagccaggcacaaatcaactgagttctgctcctgcttcaactgtgacccagcaggtaactgacagtgctacaacaggaggctctcctagtggttctcaaagccCCTCTGCCTATTGGCTTTCCCTAGGCCTTTCCAGCCCTTATGGTGGTTTCCagacacagccaggcacaaatcaaCTGGGCTCTGTTCCTGCTTCAACTGTGACCCAGCAGGTAACTGACAGTGCTACAACAGGAGACTCtcctagtggttctcaaagctcAACTGGCTATGGACTGTTTCAAGGACTTGTGAGCCAGTTTGGTAGTTCCCagacacagccaggcacaaatcaactgagttctgctcctgcttcaactgtgacccagcaggtaactgacagtgctacaacaggaggctctcctagtggttctcaaagctcAACTGGTTATGGACTGTTTCAAGGACTTGTGAGCCAGTTTGGTAGTTCCCagacacagccaggcacaaatcaaCTGAGTTCTGCTCCTGCTTCAACTGTGACCCAGCAGGTAACTGACAGTGCTACAACAGGAG GCTCCTCTAGTTTCAGCATCCCAAGCTCtcctagtggttctcaaagccCCTCTGCCTATTGGCTTTCCCTAGGCCTTTCCAGCCCATATGGTGGCTTCCagacacagccaggcacaaatcaactgagttttgctcctgcttcaactgtgacccagcaggtaactgacagtgctacaacaggaggctctcctagtggttctcaaagccCCTCTGCCTATTGGCTTTCCCTAGGCCTTTCCAGCCCTTATGGTGGTTTCCagacacagccag gcacaaatcaaCTGAGTTCTGCTCCTGCTTCAACTGTGACCCAGCAGGTAACTGACAGTGCTACAACAGGAG GCTCtcctagtggttctcaaagctcAACTGGTTATGGACTGTTTCAAGGACTTGTGAGCCAGTTTGGTAGTTCCCagacacagccaggcacaaatcaactgagttctgctcctgcttcaactgtgacccagcaggtaactgacagtgctacaacaggag GCTCCTCTAGTTTCAGCATCCCAAGCTCtcctagtggttctcaaagccCCTCTGCCTATTGGCTTTCCCTAGGCCTTTCCAGCCCTTATGTTGGTTTCCAGACACAGCCAGGAACAAATCAACTGGGCTCTGTTCCTGCTTCAACTGTGACCCAGCAGGTAACTGACAGTGCTCCAACAGGAGGCTCtcctagtggttctcaaagctcAACTGGCTATGGACTGTTTCAAGGACTTGTGAGCCAGTTTGGTAGTTCCCagacacagccag gcacaaatcaaCTGAGTTCTGCTCCTGCTTCAACTGTGACCCAGCAGGTAACTGACAGTGCTACAACAGGAGGCTCCTCTAGTTTCAGCATCCCAAGCTCtcctagtggttctcaaagctcAACTGGCTATGGACTGTTTCAAGGACTTGTGAGCCAGTTTGGTAGTTCCCAGACACAGCAAGGCACAAATCAACTGAGTTCTGCTCCTGCTTCAACTGTAACCCAACAGTCTGCTGAGAGTGGACCATCCATTAGCCCTCCTGTTTCATTGTCCTCCAGTTTGAGTGGGTCTCAAAGCCCCTCTGCCTATTGGCTTTCCCTAGGCCTTTCCAGCCCATTTGGTGGTTTCCAGACACAGCCAGGAACAAATCAACTGGGCTCTGTTCCTGCTTCAACTGTGACCCAGCAGGTAACTGACAGTGCTCCAACAGGAGGCTCtcctagtggttctcaaagctcAACTGGCTATGGACTGTTTCAAGGACTTGTGAGCCAGTTTGGTAGTTCCCagacacagccaggcacaaatcaaCTGAGTTTTGCTCCTGCTTCAACTGTGACCCAGCAGGTAACTGACAGTGCTACAACAGGAGGCTCCTCTAGTTTCAGCATCCCAA gctctcctagtggttctcaaagccCCTCTGCCTATTGGCTTTCCCTAGGCCTTTCCAGCCCTTATGGTGGTTTCCagacacagccaggcacaaatcaaCTGGGCTCTGTTCCTGCTTCAACTGTGACCCAGCAGGTAACTGACAGTGCTACAACAGGAGACTCtcctagtggttctcaaagctcAACTGGCTATGGACTGTTTCAAGGACTTGTGAGCCAGTTTGGTAGTTCCCagacacagccaggcacaaatcaactgagttctgctcctgctttaactgtgacccagcaggtaactgacagtgctacaacaggaggctctcctagtggttctcaaagccCCTCTGCCTATTGGCTTTCCCTAGGCCTTTCCAGCCCTTATGGTGGTTTCCagacacagccaggcacaaatcaaCTGGGCTCTGTTCCTGCTTCAACTGTGACCCAGCAGGTAACTGACAGTGCTACAACAGGAG GCTCCTCTAGTTTCAGCATCCCAA gctctcctagtggttctcaaagccCCTCTGCCTATTGGCTTTCCCTAGGCCTTTCCAGCCCTTATGGTGGTTTCCagacacagccaggcacaaatcaaCTGGGCTCTGTTCCTGCTTCAACTGTGACCCAGCAGGTAACTGACAGTGCTACAACAGGAGACTCtcctagtggttctcaaagctcAACTGGCTATGGACTGTTTCAAGGACTTGTGAGCCAGTTTGGTAGTTCCCagacacagccag gcacaaatcaactgagttctgctcctgcttcaactgtgacccagcaggtaactgacagtgctacaacaggaggctctcctagtggttctcaaagctcAACTGGTTATGGACTGTTTCAAGGACTTGTGAGCCAGTTTGGTAGTTCCCagacacagccaggcacaaatcaaCTGAGTTTTGCTCCTGCTTCAACTGTGACCCAGCAGGTAACTGACAGTGCTACAACAGGAGGCTCCTCTAGTTTCAGCATCCCAAGCTCtcctagtggttctcaaagccCCTCTGCCTATTGGCTTTCCCTAGGCCTTTCCAGCCCATATGGTGGTTTCCagacacagccaggcacaaatcaaCTGGGCTCTGTTCCTGCTTCAACTGTGACCCAGCAGGTAACTGACAGTGCTACAACAGGAGGCTCtcctagtggttctcaaagctcAACTGGCTATGGACTGTTTCAAGGACTTGTGAGCCAGTTTGGTAGTTCCCagacacagccaggcacaaatcaactgagttctgctcctgcttcaactgtgacccagcaggtaactgacagtgctacaacaggag GCTCCTCTAGTTTCAGCATCCCAAGCTCtcctagtggttctcaaagccCCTCTGCCTATTGGCTTTCCCTAGGCCTTTCCAGCCCATATGGTGGTTTCCagacacagccaggcacaaatcaaCTGGGCTCTGTTCCTGCTTCAACTGTGACCCAGCAGGTAACTGACAGTGCTACAACAGGAG gctctcctagtggttctcaaagccCCTCTGCCTATTGGCTTTCCCTAGGCCTTTCCAGCCCTTATGGTGGTTTCCagacacagccaggcacaaatcaaCTGGGCTCTGTTCCTGCTTCAACTGTGACCCAGCAGGTAACTGACAGTGCTACAACAGGAGGCTCtcctagtggttctcaaagctcAACTGGCTATGGACTGTTTCAAGGACTTGTGAGCCAGTTTGGTAGTTCCCagacacagccaggcacaaatcaaCTGAGTTTTGCTCCTGCTTCAACTGTGACCCAGCAGGTAACTGACAGTGCTACAACAGGAGGCTCCTCTAGTTTCAGCATCCCAAGCTCtcctagtggttctcaaagccCCTCTGCCTATTGGCTTTCCCTAGGCCTTTCCAGCCCATATGGTGGTTTCCagacacagccaggcacaaatcaaCTGGGCTCTGTTCCTGCTTCAACTGTGACCCAGCAGGTAACTGACAGTGCTACAACAGGAGGCTCtcctagtggttctcaaagctcAACTGGCTATGGACTGTTTCAAGGACTTGTGAGCCAGTTTGGTAGTTCCCagacacagccaggcacaaatcaactgagttctgctcctgcttcaactgtgacccagcaggtaactgacagtgctacaacaggaggctctcctagtggttctcaaagctcAACTGGTTATGGACTGTTTCAAGGACTTGTGAGCCAGTTTGGTAGTTCCCagacacagccaggcacaaatcaaCTGAGTTCTGCTCCTGCTTCAACTGTGACCCAGCAGGTAACTGACAGTGCTACAACAGGAG GCTCtcctagtggttctcaaagctcAACTGGTTATGGACTGTTTCAAGGACTTGTGAGCCAGTTTGGTAGTTCCCagacacagccaggcacaaatcaactgagttctgctcctgcttcaactgtgacccagcaggtaactgacagtgctacaacaggag GCTCCTCTAGTTTCAGCATCCCAAGCTCtcctagtggttctcaaagccCCTCTGCCTATTGGCTTTCCCTAG GCCTTTCCAGCCCATATGGTGGTTTCCagacacagccaggcacaaatcaaCTGAGTTCTGCTCCTGCTTCAACTGTGACCCAGCAGGTAACTGACAGTGCTACAACAGGAGGCTCCTCTAGTTTCAGCATCCCAAGCTCtcctagtg GTTCTCAAAGCTCAACTGGCTATGGACTGTTTCAAGGACTTTCCAGCCCATATGGTGGTTTCCagacacagccaggcacaaatcaactgagttctgctcctgcttcaactgtgacccagcaggtaactgacagtgctacaacaggaggctctcctagtggttctcaaagctcAACTGGCTATGGACTGTTTCAAGGACTTTCCAGCCATGATGGTGGTTTCCagacacagccaggcacaaatcaaCTGAGTTCTGCTCCTGCTTCAACTGTGACCCAGCAGGTAACTGACAGTGCTACAACAGGAG GCTCCTCTAGTTTCAGCATCCCAAGCTCtcctagtggttctcaaagctcAACTGGCTATGGACTGTTTCAAGGACTTGTGAGCCAGTTTGGTAGTTCCCAGACACAGCAAGGCACAAATCAACTGAGTTCTGCTCCTGCTTCAACTGTAACCCAACAGTCTGCTGAGAGTGGACCATCCATTAGCCCTCCTGTTTCATTGTCCTCCAGTTTGAGTGGGTCTCAAAGCCCCTCTGCCTATTGGCTTTCCCTAGGCCTTTCCAGCCCATTTGGTGGTTTCCAGACACAGCCAGGAACAAATCAACTGGGCTCTGTTCCTGCTTCAACTGTGACCCAGCAGGTAACTGACAGTGCTACAACAGGAG GCTCCTCTAGTTTCAGCATCTCCAGCTCtcctagtggttctcaaagctcAACTGGCTATGGACTGTTTCAAGGACTTGTGAACCAGTTTGGTAGTACCCagacacagccaggcacaaatcaaCTGAGTTCTGCTCCTGCTTCAACTGTGACCCAACAGTCTGCTGAGACTGGACCATCCATTAGCCCTCCTGTTTCATTGTCCTCCAGTTTGAGTGGTTCTCAAAGCTCAACTGGCTATGGACTGTTTCAAGGACTTTCCAGCCATGATGGTGGTTTCCagacacagccaggcacaaatcaaCTGAGTTCTGCTCCTGCTTCAACTGTGACCCAGCAGGTAACTGACAGTTCTACAACAGGTGGGTCCTCTAGTTTCAGCATCCCAAGCTCtcctagtggttctcaaagccCCTCTGCCTATTGGCTTTCCCTAGGCCTTTCCAGCCCATATGGTGGTTTCCagacacagccaggcacaaatcaaCTGGGCTCTGTTCCTGCTTCAACTGTAACCCAGCAGGTAACTGACAGTGGTACAACAGGAGGCTCtcctagtggttctcaaagctcATCTGGCTATGGACTGTTTCAAGGACTTGTGAGCCAGTCTGGTAGTTCCCagacacagccaggcacaaatcaaCTGAGTTCTGTTCCTGCTTTAACTGTGACCCAACAGTCTGTTGAGAGTGGACCATCCATTAGCCCTCCTGTTTCATTGTCCTCCAGTTTGAGTGGTTCTCAAAGCCCCTCTGCCTATTGGCTTTCCCTAGGCCTTTCCAGCCCATATGGTGGTTTCCAGACACAGCAAGGCACAAATCAACTGAGTTCTGCTCCTGCTTCAACTGTGACCCAGCAGGTAACTGGCAGTGCTACAACAGGAGGCTCtcctagtggttctcaaagctcAACTGGCTATGGACTGTCACAGCAAGGCACAAATTATTTGGGCTCTGTTACTGCTTTAACTAGTAGCTCTGCTTCCAGTGCATTTCAAAGCCAAACTTTGTCTCAAGAACAGAGCCATAATGTACAGCAACTTGGGACCTTCAATCAGATGCTTCCTGCTTTTTGGTTTGGCCACCAGTCTTGTAAAAATAACGTGTTCAGTGGTTCTTCCAATATTTCCAAGCTTACCTCACATTAA